A single genomic interval of Candidatus Sulfotelmatobacter sp. harbors:
- a CDS encoding flagellin: MPIGILNNIASLSSENNLTITNNALNNVLLQLSSGSRINSGADDAAGLAIANGLQANISALSQSANNANDGIGALQVADGSLAQVSTLLNRAVTLATESANGTISTQQRQALDAEYQQIQTEINRIGSNTNFNGTQVFTSNPTSIYISDGTGNTSQASNFITANVGALTAQGLLGTGAGATLAANGAVTAGDNITIGGTTYTFESAATLAAAPTGATQTAVAVAIDGSSDPVTALQNTLANLAAAVNGGTGAGTLYQADATLSGPNSNPDATAAASGNSVTFTATAAGQALGGANIASTVGRGAEFAFVQTGGTTFTTGTTSDLLTATDAQAALESINTAIQTVASTRGQIGAVVNRLQSASNVISNQVTNLTSAENTITAADIPTAVANLTKYSILEQTGISALAQANQQQQLVLKLLQ, translated from the coding sequence ATGCCCATTGGAATCCTGAACAATATTGCGTCTCTCTCGTCGGAAAATAATCTGACGATAACCAACAACGCGTTGAACAATGTACTGTTGCAACTGTCCTCCGGGTCGCGCATCAATAGCGGCGCCGACGACGCCGCGGGTCTTGCGATCGCAAATGGATTGCAGGCCAACATTAGCGCTCTTTCACAATCGGCCAATAACGCCAATGACGGAATCGGCGCCCTGCAAGTGGCCGACGGATCGCTGGCACAGGTGTCCACGTTATTGAACCGCGCCGTTACCCTGGCTACGGAGTCGGCCAACGGAACCATATCCACTCAGCAGCGGCAGGCGCTCGATGCTGAGTATCAGCAGATTCAGACTGAAATCAATCGGATCGGGTCCAACACCAACTTCAACGGAACCCAGGTGTTTACTTCGAATCCGACCTCGATCTACATCAGCGATGGCACCGGCAACACATCCCAGGCGAGCAACTTCATCACCGCCAACGTCGGAGCATTGACCGCGCAAGGGCTATTGGGTACGGGCGCGGGCGCGACGCTGGCCGCCAACGGCGCGGTGACGGCTGGCGACAACATCACGATTGGGGGAACGACCTACACGTTCGAATCCGCGGCCACTCTGGCGGCCGCTCCCACCGGAGCCACGCAGACCGCAGTTGCAGTAGCAATCGACGGAAGTTCCGATCCGGTGACCGCGCTGCAAAATACGTTGGCCAATTTGGCGGCGGCCGTGAATGGCGGCACCGGCGCCGGGACGCTCTATCAGGCCGATGCTACCCTGTCGGGTCCTAACTCGAACCCCGACGCAACCGCAGCCGCTTCGGGCAACAGCGTCACTTTTACCGCGACGGCGGCCGGCCAAGCTCTGGGCGGTGCAAACATCGCGAGTACAGTAGGGAGGGGCGCCGAATTTGCCTTCGTGCAGACTGGCGGCACGACCTTCACGACCGGCACGACATCGGATCTGTTGACTGCGACGGATGCCCAGGCCGCATTAGAGTCCATTAACACGGCGATTCAGACCGTGGCCTCAACTCGCGGCCAGATTGGCGCGGTCGTCAACCGCTTGCAGAGCGCCAGCAATGTGATCAGCAACCAGGTCACGAACCTGACTTCGGCAGAGAACACGATCACCGCTGCGGACATTCCGACCGCGGTGGCGAACTTGACGAAGTACTCGATTCTGGAACAAACCGGCATTTCGGCTCTGGCCCAGGCCAACCAGCAGCAGCAACTGGTTTTAAAGCTGTTGCAATAA